A stretch of the Pelmatolapia mariae isolate MD_Pm_ZW linkage group LG23, Pm_UMD_F_2, whole genome shotgun sequence genome encodes the following:
- the LOC134621316 gene encoding intermediate filament protein ON3-like, whose amino-acid sequence MSKPRDYSSQSYSPSSKKPLRSVPTDRVDSSGKFKEKEELVGLNDKFVALIEKVKHLENEKRRLETKLKILREQEDYNGKVEYLVKQLENELEQQIESLKSDQIKLQPELQEVQDEVDDTKKRYEDQLRKRADLENDFIVSKKEVDEGHLEAVALAVDLEDLMRTMAFLRLAFDEEIKELESRIQNKTVVLQDNTRRSLDMDQFIKAVENQYATMATRTREEAEQWNQRKMESLVQTVGEREQEVRDIKREISDLLRLIQRLTADLESLRRKEEALMLDLDDARKEGEENLNKARENIALLEDALKRTRQDLASLIRDHQELLNIKLAMDIEINTYRKLLEGEEQRMSYLMRQSDF is encoded by the exons ATGTCAAAACCAAGAGACTACAGCAGCCAGTCCTACTCCCCCAGCAGCAAGAAGCCGCTCAGAAGCGTCCCGACCGACAGAGTCGATTCATCGGGAAAATTCAAGGAGAAGGAGGAGTTGGTTGGACTCAATGACAAGTTCGTCGCGCTCATTGAAaag GTGAAACACCTGGAGAATGAGAAGAGAAGACTTGAGACAAAGCTGAAGATCCTCAGGGAGCAGGAGGACTACAACGGGAAGGTTGAGTATCTTGTGAAGCAGCTGGAGAACGAGCTGGAGCAGCAGATCGAAAGCTTGAAATCCGACCAGATCAAACTGCAGCCTGAGCTGCAGGAGGTCCAGGACGAGGTGGATGATACCAAGAAAAG GTATGAAGACCAGTTGCGCAAGAGAGCTGATCTTGAGAACGACTTTATTGTGTCTAAAAAG gaaGTAGACGAAGGCCACTTGGAGGCAGTAGCTCTGGCTGTGGATCTTGAGGACCTGATGAGAACAATGGCCTTCCTCAGGCTCGCATTTGATGAG GAGATCAAGGAGCTGGAGTCACGCATCCAGAACAAAACAGTGGTCCTACAGGACAACACCAGACGTTCTCTGGACATGGACCAGTTCATCAAGGCTGTTGAGAATCAGTATGCTACCATGGCTACCCGCACCAGGGAAGAGGCTGAGCAGTGGAACCAGAGAAAA ATGGAATCCCTGGTCCAAACTGTAGGAGAGCGCGAGCAAGAAGTCCGTGACATAAAGAGGGAGATTTCAGACTTGCTGCGTCTCATCCAGAGGCTTACGGCAGACCTGGAGAGTCTCAGAAGGAAG GAAGAGGCCCTCATGCTTGACCTTGATGATGCTAGAAAAGAGGGTGAGGAAAATCTGAACAAGGCCCGGGAAAATATCGCTCTGCTGGAAGACGCTTTGAAGCGGACCAGGCAGGACTTGGCTTCACTGATCCGTGATCACCAAGAGCTGCTGAACATCAAGCTGGCCATGGACATTGAGATTAACACCTACCGCAAGCTGCTGGAGGGCGAGGAGCAGAG AATGAGCTACCTAATGCGCCAATCAG atttctaa
- the LOC134621179 gene encoding keratin, type I cytoskeletal 18-like has protein sequence MPSNSAASMFGGAGGRDAKASVSTLDGLRKVLGNQTEKDSAPIQKAAAKPVASQAPSAPETLVAPGDDKQTLRTLNNRLSGYLNRVKQLQEENNDLQKEIDDILAKRKVPEGRDWDGILKPLDNLKKEIKDITDDNAKLLLQIDNSKLANEDFKNKLDDENKACKELEKDLEDLKRAKDDTKLSCDQTREEIKMVKDELERLKREHKKEVDSLLEKIKDSDVTVEIKSQDNNLSDVIQSVRRHYDKVAEKNLKEAEEWYKEKFETIKVEEAQNNEALESGKNELKDLQKQKQTLEIQIQTKNNKLRTVDQTLRNIKMEYGHRLEPSNKILLGLEQELRDVREQVELQLEANKNLLSVKMKLEKELEQYQELLSRLFDDVESAEFALTDAIPQEQRNKEDDVPEQGETIQQEVLAKQESAPSNQSAPPEAPEMEEEPPIQADTNASSKEEAAVSSSAKNE, from the exons ATGCCTTCAAACAGCGCTGCCAGCATGTTTGGTGGAGCCGGGGGAAGGGATGCCAAGGCGTCCGTGTCGACCCTGGATGGACTGCGCAAAGTGCTGGGCAACCAGACAGAAAAAGATTCGGCTCCCATCCAAAAAGCTGCTGCCAAGCCCGTAGCCTCCCAGGCTCCGAGCGCCCCGGAAACTCTGGTCGCTCCCGGTGACGACAAGCAGACACTGCGGACCCTGAACAATCGGCTGTCCGGCTACCTGAACAGAGTGAAGCAGCTTCAGGAGGAGAATAACGATTTGCAGAAAGAGATCGACGACATCCTGGCCAAGAGGAAAGTACCTGAGGGGCGTGACTGGGATGGAATCCTGAAACCCCTGGATAACCTCAAAAAGGAG ATCAAAGACATCACAGACGACAATgcaaagctgctgctgcagattGATAACAGCAAACTGGCAAATGAAGACTTCAAGAACAA GCTGGATGATGAGAATAAGGCATGCAAAGAATTAGAAAAGGACCTGGAGGATCTGAAGAGGGCCAAAGATGATACCAAACTGAGCTGCGACCAGACGAGGGAAGAGATCAAAATGGTGAAAGATGAGCTTGAGCGTCTCAAGAGGGAACACAAGAAA GAGGTTGATTCTCTGCTTGAGAAGATCAAGGACTCAGATGTGACGGTGGAGATTAAGTCCCAGGACAACAACCTGAGTGATGTTATCCAGAGTGTCCGCAGGCATTATGACAAAGTGGCTGAGAAGAACCTGAAGGAGGCAGAAGAATGGTACAAAGAGAAG TTTGAAACCATCAAGGTGGAAGAGGCCCAGAACAATGAAGCCTTGGAGTCTGGAAAGAATGAGCTCAAAGATCTCCAGAAACAGAAGCAAACTTTGGAAATTCAGATTCAGACCAAGAACAACAAG CTGCGCACTGTGGATCAAACCCTGAGAAACATCAAAATGGAGTATGGTCATCGCCTGGAGCCATCCAACAAGATCCTTCTTGGGCTGGAGCAGGAACTCAGAGACGTGAGGGAACAGGTGGAGCTGCAGCTAGAAGCCAACAAAAACCTGCTGTCTGTTAAGATGAAGCTGGAGAAGGAACTCGAACAGTACCAAGAACTTCTTTCTCGCTTATTTGATGATGTTGAGAG CGCAGAGTTTGCTTTAACGGATGCAATACCGCAAG AGCAACGAAATAAAGAAGATGACGTTCCGGAACAGGGTGAAACAATACAACAAGAAGTACTTGCAAAACAAGAAAGCGCTCCCTCTAATCAATCAGCTCCCCCAGAAGCTCCTGAAATGGAGGAGGAACCCCCCATCCAGGCTGACACAAATGCTAGTAGCAAGGAAGAGGCTGCAGTCAGCAGCTCTGCTAAAAACGAGTAA